The genomic DNA CGGCTTGTGGAATCATGCTGTTCCCCCCGTAGGTAATTGGCGTCAACGCCCAGTACACAGGGCCGATGAACATTGCGAGTACACTTGCAATGATGGCATATCTCGTGAACTTCTCTGATTTCAATCGTGCTACTACCAGTAGCGCCGTGCCGATGATACCGAGTATCAATACGGCGATGGACCAGCCACTGCCAATGGTGTCGTTGTAATTTTGCAGGACGAACCAGCTAAATACCGAGGTTGCCAGTACCGCTGCGGGCAACAGCCAGGAGAGCCAGCCGGAACGCTCACGATATTGCTCCCATAATTTCACGAATCCGGCCCCGAAGAGCACTGCAATTGGTGGTGCGAGCATAATCAGGTAATACTGATGGAAGAAACCGGCTACGCTGAAAAATGCAGCTACGGGAATCAGCCAGGCCAGCCAGAAGATGACCTCTTTGTGTTTTTGCGTGATATTACGGCGTCGAATGCTTGCAAGCAGGCCGATTGAAGCAATCAATGCGAATGGGAGCAGCCAGCTGGCTTGACCTGACAGGGCAGATTGGAACAATCGTAAAGGTCCCTTTTCACCAGTGCCGAACATGCCGCCACCGGAATTTCCACCCGGACCACCACCAGGGCCACCCTGACCACCGCCTTGACCGTTACCGCCAAATCCGCCCGGCGGCATTTGGCCACCAGCGCCGTTGCCGCCTGTTGATGTGCCATCGGTATTGGAAGCGCCTGTTGTAGTACTAGCGTCTGATGATGATGTAGCGGTCTGGGTTTGATCGGAGTTTGCATTGCTACTATTCGTTGAAGCGTTTCGTTTCCACTCCGAGCGTTGACCGCCACCAGCGCCGCCGCCTGTTCCTCGTTCTCCCGTCAGACGGGATAGGCCGTTGTAGCCAAAGGCCAGATTCAGTACGGAGTTCGTACCGCTGCTTCCCATATAAGGGCGCTGGTCTGCCGGAGTGGAGTCGACCACGACTGCCCAAGAGAGCGACACAGCCCCGAGAACGACTGCCGATGCTGCCAGTGTTATCGCTTTTCGCTTCCAGTTAAACTTGGAGGCCAGCAGGTAGAAGAGCCCCAAAGCGGGAACAATCATATAGGCTTGGAGCATTTTTTCGTTAAAGGCGATACCTACGACTGCGAAAGCCCAGAGGATCGGTCCCATTTTGTGGTTTCTAATGCCTCTGAACAGCAACCATGTTGCGAGCAGCAGTGTGAAAACCAGCATCGCATCAATGTTATTGGTGCGGCTGACCGCTACTGCAATTGGTGTAGTTGCCATAGCGAAGGCGGCCAATCGAGCGGCCATCGTACCGAAGCTCGGTTTGACGAGCAGGTAAACGAGCAATACCGACCCGACCTGAGCGAGCGCTTGCGGTAGGATAACACTCCAGCCGTGAAGTCCGAAGATGTAGGCGCTGAGTGTTTGAATCCAGAAAACCACAGGCGGTTTGTCTACCGTTACCGACCCTGCCGAATCAAGTGATGCGAAGAAGAAGTTGTGAAAGCTTTCTAGCATGCTTGCTACGGCCGTCGTGTAGTAGGTGTTAACATATTTGTCTTGCCAGATGTTGTATCCGTTCAAAATCGCGGATATCAGCATGATGATGATGAGGGGGACGTCCGCCCGGCTCTTGAACCATTTCTTAATCATGTACATTCCACTCCCTGTGAAAATTCTTTGTATTTTCCGTTGTTCTAGCCGCTATCTTCAGGACTGTGGAATGATCAGCCACTTCCGATCTTGGGCCCGGTGAACTACCGGCTTGTTATTATCATGCCTGACGTAGCTGAAATGGTTATGAGCGCTCCCTGAATGTTAGCTGAAAGCTGGATAGGGATGCTTTTTTTACGTAAATATTCAGTTATATTAGATACAGGTGAAAATAAATCGATCTTTTATTAAGAAAAAAAGTGACTTCATGAAAGGGAAGATAACCGATGAATCCGATACACGGGGTTAAAATTATGTTAGCGGACGATGAGCCGCACATTTTGCAATTTTTGGAGCTTGGGCTGATTAATGAAGGCTATGAGGTTAAAACAGCTGAGAACGGCAGTGATGCACTGGATTTAGCAAAAGAGTTCCGCCCGCATGTTGCGGTGCTGGATGTTATGATGCCTGAAATGAATGGCTTTGAGGTATGCCAAAGTCTCAAGGAGACAGAGGATAACATTGCAGTCATTATGCTGACAGCCAAGGATGATGTGGATGATCGGGTAAAAGGATTAAAACTGGGCGCGGACGATTATGTCGTGAAACCCTTTAGTTTTAATGAACTGCTGGCCCGGATTGAAGCACGTCTGCGCAATCAGTTTCCCGATCTGCTCGGAGAAGTGGTTCACGGACCCTTTCAGGTGGATGATCGACGAAAGGAAATTCGCTACCAAAATCAGGTGCTGGAGCTGTCGCCTACCGAATATGAACTATTGAAGTTTTTGGTGTTGAATCACGGGATTGTTCTTAGTAAAAGTCGAATCCTGGATCGAGTATGGGGATACGATTTTGGGGGCGAGGACAATATTGTCGAGGTGTATATTCGCTCCTTACGTGAAAAGCTCAAAGACAAGGAGCATCGGGTCATCCGTACGCTGCGTGGTGTTGGGTACCGAGTGGACTTGCTATGAAAGCGGCGGGGAAAAGCCGGAGAAGAACTGCGCTCCGTTCTCTCCGCTCCCAGCTTTTGGCCAGGACGTTACTTATTTTGGCGCTGCTGCTCGTCTTGATCGGATTTTTACAATATTTCCTGATGAAAGATTTTCTGTATCGCAGTCGGGCGGATGCGATGGGTACTCAGTTAGGCTCAATTCCTGCCGATTTATTGATTAAAGATTCGCAGGAGAAGAGCGGAAGCTCCACACCCAAAGAAGGAATCAATCGGAAGGATAACCGACCGAGGCCGTTTTTGTTTTGGGCGGATATGTCGCTGGCTTCCATAGATACAGCTGGAACCTTTACGAGCCTGTCTAACGAAAATGGACTTACGCCGCCGAGGCTCACCGCTCAGCAATATATTTCGATGCAGCAAAACAAGCACATGCGTTATGGCTATCAATTGCTCACGGATGCCCAAGGGAACGAGCAACTGGTCGTATTCCGTCCGCTCGGTCCGCCTGACCATTCGAAAGGGCTGCTTCAAATGGGTGTATCCACAACTTCCATGCAAGAGCAACTGATTAATCAGTTGCGTACCTTCATTTTACTATCTCTGATTGCGCTCGCAATTGGTCTGGCGCTTATGCTTCCAGTGCTGCGGCGCACGTTGGTGCCCCTTTCGAGGATGGTCGAGGCGGTCAAACGCATTGATGCGGGCAATCTGGCCGAGCGCTTTGATGCAGAGCAGGGGCAGTATGAGGTGGACCGCTTGGCGGTATCCTTTAACGGGATGCTGGAACGGCTGGAGCATTCATTTGCTGCCGAGCGCGAGTTACAGATGCAGATGAGACGGTTTATTGCGGATGCTTCCCATGAATTGCGCACCCCGCTCACTTCGATTCACGGGTTCTTGGAGGTGCTACTTCGTGGAGCCGCATCTAATCCAAAGCAGCTTCAATCTGCACTGGAGAGTATGTATGGAGAATCCAAACGGATGAACAAGCTTGTCTCCGATTTACTGTTGCTGGCTAAGCTGGACCGGACGCCCGAATTGAAGCTGGAAGATATGTCGCTGGATACGTTGCTGCTGGAAATGAAGCCGCAGCTTCTGATGCTGGCGGGCAAGCGAAGAGTGATTTTTGATATGACAGCGGGTGTGCGAGTGCTGGCTGAAGGGGATAAAATCAAGCAGGTAGTGCTCAATCTGTTCCATAATGCTGTTCAGCATACAGATATGGAGAGAGGTGTGATCCATGTAAACTTGTCTGCCGGGAAGAAGCTGGCGGATATTCAGATTCGTGATAACGGGCCGGGCATGAGTAAAGAGCAGTTGGATCGGATTTTTGAACGCTTTTACCGTGGAGATGAGTCACGTACGCGCAGCTCGGGCGGAGCTGGTCTTGGTCTGGCGATTACACAGTCTATTGTGGAAGCACACGGTGGAAAAATCACCGCTGCAAGTACGCCGGGAGAAGGGAGTGTATTCAAGGTCGCGCTGCCGTTAGCGGGGACGGTATAACATAAAAGCAGCCTCCTGAACCGTGACGTTGTCTATAACGCGGCTCAGGAGGCTTTTGGGTTAGTTAATCAATGCAGCCTTTTGTAAAAGCACGTGCAGCACCTTGGCAGATGCTTCACGCGTTGTAGGCACATTCGGCTGGAAGTAGGAGGAGCCCTTGATGGTTGCTCCGTTGATAATGCCTGCTGCGCTTACTTTTTCAATGCTATCCTTGGCATAGCCTGCAAAGGATGAAGCATCATGATACGGTGTGCGGGCAGGGCCATCGACAGATGCTTTGATCTGGAGCAGGTCTACTGCCTTGCTCAGCACGACAGCAATTTCCTGCCGACTGATGTTAGCGTTCGGATCGAATTTGTCGCCGCTGCGACCTGTGATCAATCCGGCCTCATAAGCGGCTGCTACATCGCCAGAATACCAGCTACCTGCTGGAATATCGCCGAATGGTGCGGCAGTACCCGGTGTCAGGCCAAGAGCCCGGGTTACCAAAGCTGCAAATTCCGCACGTGTCACGTTCTTCTTCGGTGAGAAGGCCGTGTCTGTGGTGCCGTTGATCAGCAGCTTGTTCGCAAGCGACTGAATCTCGGATTGAGCATACGACGATGAAATATCTTCAAAGCTAACGGGACGAGTCGCCGCTGCATACGTCGAGAAGCCCGGACGGCTTACCTTAACGATTGTTGATCCATCTGCTTGCTTGGAAAAGACGGATGGAACAGGGTAAACATTTCCGTTAGCTGTATAGAGAACACCGGCTGTATTTGACTCAATTTGGCCAGGTACGGTAAAGGAACGACTAATGAACTGTCCTGGTGCAACCTTAAGCGGTTCGCTCTTGCCTCCAGTGACAACATTAGCTTCAAACCCTACAGGGGTGCCAATCACAGTTGAGCCTTTCAGCTTGCTCGTAAATGTGTTGCTTTCCTGTGCCTGGCTGCTGATTATCACTTCAATGCCTGCACC from Paenibacillus sp. FSL R10-2782 includes the following:
- a CDS encoding glycosyltransferase family 39 protein; its protein translation is MIKKWFKSRADVPLIIIMLISAILNGYNIWQDKYVNTYYTTAVASMLESFHNFFFASLDSAGSVTVDKPPVVFWIQTLSAYIFGLHGWSVILPQALAQVGSVLLVYLLVKPSFGTMAARLAAFAMATTPIAVAVSRTNNIDAMLVFTLLLATWLLFRGIRNHKMGPILWAFAVVGIAFNEKMLQAYMIVPALGLFYLLASKFNWKRKAITLAASAVVLGAVSLSWAVVVDSTPADQRPYMGSSGTNSVLNLAFGYNGLSRLTGERGTGGGAGGGQRSEWKRNASTNSSNANSDQTQTATSSSDASTTTGASNTDGTSTGGNGAGGQMPPGGFGGNGQGGGQGGPGGGPGGNSGGGMFGTGEKGPLRLFQSALSGQASWLLPFALIASIGLLASIRRRNITQKHKEVIFWLAWLIPVAAFFSVAGFFHQYYLIMLAPPIAVLFGAGFVKLWEQYRERSGWLSWLLPAAVLATSVFSWFVLQNYNDTIGSGWSIAVLILGIIGTALLVVARLKSEKFTRYAIIASVLAMFIGPVYWALTPITYGGNSMIPQAGPTQFGGGGGGGGMPGGNFGNRGQGANGQKAERTQTNNQTNNAEQSSSDGITSSTGTSTGTSTDREQRSSTRFRGMGGPNGSQSLDSKTLSYLQKHNTGETYLFAASNYSTAAPYMIEAGQKVIIMNGFVSSDPVYTVDKIKVLVESGQVKYFMISGGGGGGPDSGNSEVTAWIKEHGKVIPTDEWKTTTGETSTNAEASDRGSDITNSNSNAQDGQGGPGGDERGGSGTLYEITL
- a CDS encoding response regulator transcription factor, whose amino-acid sequence is MNPIHGVKIMLADDEPHILQFLELGLINEGYEVKTAENGSDALDLAKEFRPHVAVLDVMMPEMNGFEVCQSLKETEDNIAVIMLTAKDDVDDRVKGLKLGADDYVVKPFSFNELLARIEARLRNQFPDLLGEVVHGPFQVDDRRKEIRYQNQVLELSPTEYELLKFLVLNHGIVLSKSRILDRVWGYDFGGEDNIVEVYIRSLREKLKDKEHRVIRTLRGVGYRVDLL
- a CDS encoding HAMP domain-containing sensor histidine kinase; this translates as MKAAGKSRRRTALRSLRSQLLARTLLILALLLVLIGFLQYFLMKDFLYRSRADAMGTQLGSIPADLLIKDSQEKSGSSTPKEGINRKDNRPRPFLFWADMSLASIDTAGTFTSLSNENGLTPPRLTAQQYISMQQNKHMRYGYQLLTDAQGNEQLVVFRPLGPPDHSKGLLQMGVSTTSMQEQLINQLRTFILLSLIALAIGLALMLPVLRRTLVPLSRMVEAVKRIDAGNLAERFDAEQGQYEVDRLAVSFNGMLERLEHSFAAERELQMQMRRFIADASHELRTPLTSIHGFLEVLLRGAASNPKQLQSALESMYGESKRMNKLVSDLLLLAKLDRTPELKLEDMSLDTLLLEMKPQLLMLAGKRRVIFDMTAGVRVLAEGDKIKQVVLNLFHNAVQHTDMERGVIHVNLSAGKKLADIQIRDNGPGMSKEQLDRIFERFYRGDESRTRSSGGAGLGLAITQSIVEAHGGKITAASTPGEGSVFKVALPLAGTV